Proteins from a genomic interval of Gordonia sp. SL306:
- a CDS encoding thiolase family protein, whose protein sequence is MTNDVAIIGVGLHPFGRFDKTAMQMGAEAIQLALGDAGVEWKDIQFGFGGSYEISNPDAVTRLVGLTGITFTNVFNACATSASAIQQTADTIRLGTYDIGIAVGMDKHPRGAFTDNPAKLALPQWYAQNGQFLTTKFFGMKANRYIHDHNISQATLAEVAAKNFRNGERNPNAFRRTPIPADQILNSAMVNYPLTQYMFCSPDEGAAAVIMCRGDIAHKFTDKPVFLRASEIRTRRYGAYEVHATSAPIEEDVSPTVYAARAAYERAGIGPEDVDIAQLQDTDAGAEIIHMAETGLCKDGEQEQLLADGATEITGSIPVNTDGGLIANGEPIGASGLRQMHELVRQLRGEAGDRQVPGSPRVGLAQVYGAPGTASATIVSL, encoded by the coding sequence ATGACCAACGACGTAGCCATCATCGGCGTCGGCCTCCATCCCTTCGGTCGCTTCGACAAGACCGCCATGCAGATGGGCGCCGAGGCCATCCAGCTCGCGCTCGGCGATGCCGGTGTCGAGTGGAAAGACATCCAATTCGGCTTCGGCGGAAGCTACGAGATCTCGAATCCGGATGCCGTCACCCGCCTGGTCGGACTGACCGGAATCACCTTCACCAACGTGTTCAACGCGTGCGCCACGTCGGCCAGCGCCATCCAGCAGACCGCCGACACCATCCGCCTCGGCACCTATGACATCGGGATCGCGGTCGGCATGGACAAGCACCCGCGCGGGGCGTTCACCGACAACCCGGCCAAGCTGGCTCTGCCCCAGTGGTACGCGCAGAACGGGCAGTTCCTCACCACCAAGTTCTTCGGGATGAAGGCCAACCGCTACATTCACGACCACAACATCTCGCAGGCCACCCTCGCCGAGGTCGCGGCCAAGAACTTCCGCAACGGCGAGCGGAATCCGAACGCGTTCCGACGCACCCCGATCCCCGCGGACCAGATCCTGAATTCGGCGATGGTCAACTACCCGCTGACGCAGTACATGTTCTGCTCGCCCGACGAGGGCGCGGCGGCGGTGATCATGTGCCGCGGGGACATCGCGCACAAGTTCACCGACAAACCGGTGTTCTTGCGTGCCAGTGAGATCCGTACACGTCGTTACGGCGCCTACGAGGTGCACGCCACCTCCGCACCGATCGAGGAGGACGTGTCGCCGACCGTCTACGCGGCACGCGCGGCCTACGAGCGGGCCGGTATCGGGCCTGAGGACGTCGACATCGCCCAGTTGCAGGACACCGACGCCGGTGCCGAGATCATCCACATGGCCGAGACCGGTCTGTGCAAGGACGGGGAGCAGGAGCAGCTGCTCGCCGACGGCGCGACCGAGATCACGGGCTCGATCCCGGTGAACACCGACGGCGGGCTGATCGCCAACGGCGAGCCGATCGGCGCGTCCGGGCTCCGTCAGATGCACGAACTCGTGCGTCAGCTGCGCGGCGAAGCAGGCGACCGACAGGTGCCCGGGTCACCCCGGGTCGGGCTGGCCCAGGTCTACGGCGCGCCGGGCACCGCCTCGGCCACGATCGTCTCGCTCTGA
- a CDS encoding Zn-ribbon domain-containing OB-fold protein, which yields MPKALAPEISTWPDKDAQLIGTRCAVCEFTTFPAQDNCPKCSSGDTSDVLLPRTGTLVAWTVQGFPPGDPYIGATGDDFVPFGVGLVQLDDVVRVEGRLTENDPAKLQFGQAVELTMIPLATDADGDEIYTFAFAPA from the coding sequence ATGCCCAAGGCGCTGGCGCCAGAGATCTCCACCTGGCCCGACAAGGACGCGCAGCTGATCGGCACGAGGTGCGCCGTGTGCGAGTTCACCACCTTCCCCGCCCAGGACAACTGCCCCAAATGCAGTTCGGGTGACACCTCGGATGTCCTTCTCCCCCGGACCGGGACCCTGGTCGCCTGGACCGTCCAGGGATTTCCTCCCGGCGATCCCTACATCGGTGCCACCGGCGACGACTTCGTCCCGTTCGGCGTCGGTCTGGTGCAGCTCGACGACGTGGTGCGCGTGGAGGGCCGGCTCACCGAGAACGACCCGGCCAAGTTGCAGTTCGGACAGGCCGTCGAACTGACGATGATCCCGCTCGCCACCGACGCCGACGGTGACGAGATCTACACCTTCGCCTTCGCCCCGGCCTGA